A single region of the Cytophagia bacterium CHB2 genome encodes:
- the asnB gene encoding asparagine synthase (glutamine-hydrolyzing) gives MCGIAGIVGQADQQLIYNMTAALAHRGPDDSGVHVLAEDGVALGHRRLSIIDLSAAGHQPMTNPAGHLTIVYNGELYNFRELRAELEQKGYTFRSNCDTEVLLCAYEAWGSRCLNKFIGMFAFAIWDAKNKTLFAARDQLGIKPFYYALTNGRFVFASELKALLHAPGLRREVDVDAIHSILLFLWIPDPKTIFQNILKLPAGHYLEYHQGKLKLERYWEIPTAHTDSRPESYYVDGLREQLQQAVQRQMISDVPVGAFLSGGLDSSAVVSLARGQNNGNFSTYTIKFSEEDSRLEAMPDDAKYARVIARQFGTEHHEITIAPNLVDLLPKILWHLDEPIADPAAINTYLIAKAAKDSGTTVLLNGMGGDEIFAGYRKHLASMLAITYRRIPQFLRKALVESFVHVAPVTFSQRGWRTARWAKRFIKNAGCDPVNSFIGSYSYYDEAEFQQLLAPEFYMPREQTYPLRRHFECFGQAGDLEYLNQMCFVDSKMFLPSLNLMYSDKATMAAGVESRPPLADHKVVEFAFSIPAKYKIHGLQSKYVFKKAMESLLPHEVIYRPKAPFGAPLRSWVKNGLEVLMQDLLSEERIKRRGYLNPAYVQRIIADDRAGRQDNAHRIWALLTLEMWFQIFVDNETSPPKL, from the coding sequence ATGTGTGGTATTGCCGGCATCGTTGGTCAAGCTGATCAACAACTCATTTACAATATGACAGCCGCGTTGGCGCATCGCGGCCCGGATGATTCCGGAGTGCATGTGCTGGCGGAAGACGGCGTTGCGCTGGGCCATCGCCGCTTGAGCATCATCGATCTCAGCGCCGCCGGCCATCAACCCATGACCAATCCTGCCGGCCATCTCACGATTGTCTATAACGGTGAGCTTTACAATTTTCGCGAGTTGCGCGCAGAATTGGAGCAGAAGGGATATACGTTTCGTTCCAACTGCGATACCGAAGTTCTTTTGTGCGCCTATGAAGCGTGGGGATCGCGCTGTCTCAACAAGTTCATTGGCATGTTTGCATTTGCGATTTGGGATGCCAAAAATAAAACCCTCTTTGCGGCGCGCGATCAACTCGGCATCAAGCCGTTTTACTATGCCCTCACCAACGGCAGATTTGTTTTTGCCTCGGAACTAAAAGCGCTTTTGCATGCGCCGGGATTGCGGCGGGAGGTCGACGTTGACGCGATTCACAGCATTCTTTTATTTTTGTGGATTCCCGATCCCAAAACGATTTTTCAAAACATACTGAAATTGCCTGCCGGCCATTATTTGGAGTACCATCAAGGCAAACTCAAGCTCGAGCGTTACTGGGAAATTCCCACGGCGCACACGGATTCCCGGCCGGAAAGCTATTATGTCGACGGCTTGCGCGAACAATTGCAGCAAGCCGTGCAGCGGCAAATGATCAGCGATGTGCCGGTGGGCGCGTTTCTCAGCGGCGGGTTGGATTCGAGCGCTGTTGTCAGCCTGGCGCGCGGCCAGAACAATGGCAATTTTTCGACTTATACCATCAAATTCAGCGAAGAGGATAGCCGGCTGGAGGCCATGCCGGACGATGCCAAATACGCGCGCGTCATAGCCCGGCAATTCGGCACGGAACATCATGAAATTACCATCGCGCCGAATCTCGTGGATTTGTTGCCGAAGATCTTATGGCATCTCGATGAACCGATTGCAGACCCGGCCGCAATCAACACCTATTTGATTGCCAAAGCCGCGAAGGATTCCGGCACGACGGTGTTGCTCAACGGCATGGGCGGCGACGAGATTTTTGCGGGCTATCGCAAACATCTCGCCTCGATGCTGGCAATCACCTATCGCCGTATACCGCAGTTTCTGCGCAAAGCTCTGGTCGAAAGCTTCGTGCATGTTGCGCCGGTGACGTTTTCACAGCGCGGCTGGCGCACGGCGCGCTGGGCCAAGCGGTTCATCAAAAATGCGGGTTGCGATCCGGTCAACAGCTTCATTGGCAGTTATTCTTACTATGACGAAGCCGAGTTTCAGCAACTGTTGGCGCCGGAATTTTACATGCCGCGCGAGCAGACGTATCCTTTACGTCGGCATTTTGAATGCTTCGGCCAGGCCGGCGATTTGGAATACCTCAATCAAATGTGTTTTGTGGACAGCAAGATGTTTTTGCCAAGTTTGAATTTGATGTATTCTGACAAGGCAACCATGGCAGCCGGAGTCGAAAGCCGGCCACCGCTGGCCGATCACAAAGTCGTTGAGTTTGCGTTCAGCATTCCTGCCAAGTACAAGATTCACGGACTGCAATCGAAGTATGTGTTCAAGAAAGCCATGGAATCTTTGCTGCCGCACGAAGTGATTTACCGGCCCAAAGCGCCCTTTGGCGCGCCGCTGCGTTCGTGGGTCAAAAATGGCTTGGAAGTGTTGATGCAGGATTTGTTGAGTGAAGAGCGCATCAAGCGCCGCGGCTATCTCAATCCGGCCTACGTGCAAAGAATCATTGCAGACGATCGTGCCGGGCGGCAGGACAACGCGCATCGCATCTGGGCGCTGTTGACTCTGGAAATGTGGTTTCAAATTTTTGTCGACAATGAAACAAGTCCTCCAAAACTTTAA
- a CDS encoding zinc-binding dehydrogenase — MKQVLQNFKTGELKVEDLPAPMLRPDGVLVRTRFSLISAGTERATVEVAQSSLLGKAQKRPDLVRQTLDNVRRDGVRATYEKVMSRLSMLKTLGYSCAGEVVESDCPELFQAGDRVACAGGEYAHHAEYVFVPKNLCAPIPDNVSYEEAAYTTLGAIALQGVRQAEPQIGDWVLVLGLGLLGQLTLQILEANGCNVVGIDLSPEHVERALQSGATAAFLRHTTNLEEKLRDLTGGHGFDSCMITAATKSNDPIELSGRLARKKGKIVIVGLVNLDIPRSPFYEKELDVRMSCSYGPGRYDARYEAEGIDYPYAYVRWTEKRNLSAFLQLVAKGKVKVNNLTTHRFPVTQAVDAYQLILGRAQEKYLGVLLEYAASNGKLTRKVSRAPEAQIPATSVGRRIGFIGAGNFAQSYLLPQLKRVPDVAFVGVANMNGPSAKSVADKFGFRYCTTDHRDIISDPNIDAVFIATRHDLHAPLAIAALQAGKSVFVEKPPALNFEELHALTQAYAEAREKKSVKFAVGYNRRFAPLSHEIKQRFARVTAPLVVNYRVNAGFLEASHWLHHPQIGGGRIIGEACHFIDLAQFFIGAEPVSVYAEGFASSNGDATLPDNVIATIRFKNGGLAMITYLANGSSRMAKEYIEIFGGGMCASIDNFVSATFFDSAKKRQLKLPGKGYAEEIQAFFEGKAREVRDLFSPSIITFEILESLRTRSASIEPAHLAFD; from the coding sequence ATGAAACAAGTCCTCCAAAACTTTAAAACCGGTGAGTTGAAGGTCGAAGACTTGCCGGCGCCGATGCTGCGGCCGGATGGTGTGCTGGTGCGCACACGGTTTTCTCTGATCAGCGCCGGCACGGAGCGCGCCACCGTGGAAGTTGCACAAAGCAGCTTGCTGGGCAAGGCGCAAAAGCGTCCGGATCTCGTGCGCCAAACTCTCGACAATGTGCGGCGCGACGGCGTGCGTGCGACTTATGAAAAAGTTATGAGCCGGTTGTCGATGCTCAAAACGTTGGGTTATTCGTGCGCCGGTGAAGTGGTGGAAAGCGATTGCCCGGAACTTTTTCAAGCTGGCGATCGCGTCGCGTGTGCCGGCGGTGAATATGCCCATCACGCGGAATACGTGTTTGTTCCGAAGAATCTTTGCGCGCCGATTCCTGATAACGTTAGCTATGAAGAAGCAGCCTACACTACGCTCGGCGCCATTGCCTTGCAGGGTGTACGCCAGGCTGAGCCGCAAATTGGTGATTGGGTTTTGGTGTTGGGTCTGGGATTGCTCGGTCAGCTCACGCTGCAAATTTTGGAAGCGAACGGTTGCAACGTTGTTGGCATTGATCTCAGCCCTGAACACGTCGAGCGTGCGCTACAGTCCGGCGCGACTGCTGCGTTTTTGCGGCACACGACAAATCTCGAAGAAAAGCTGCGCGATCTCACCGGCGGCCATGGCTTCGATTCGTGCATGATCACTGCGGCCACCAAAAGCAATGATCCAATTGAATTGAGCGGACGTTTGGCGCGCAAAAAAGGGAAGATTGTGATCGTCGGCCTGGTGAATCTCGATATTCCGCGCAGCCCGTTTTACGAGAAAGAGCTTGACGTGCGCATGTCGTGCAGCTATGGCCCGGGACGTTATGACGCGCGTTACGAGGCCGAGGGCATTGACTATCCTTATGCGTATGTACGCTGGACGGAAAAACGCAATCTCTCTGCTTTCCTGCAACTGGTTGCCAAAGGCAAAGTGAAGGTCAACAATCTCACCACGCATCGTTTTCCCGTCACGCAAGCGGTGGATGCCTATCAGCTTATTCTCGGCAGAGCGCAGGAAAAATATTTGGGCGTTCTGCTGGAATATGCCGCAAGCAACGGCAAGCTTACGCGCAAAGTTTCCCGCGCGCCTGAGGCTCAAATCCCGGCGACCTCAGTGGGCCGGCGCATCGGCTTCATCGGCGCGGGCAACTTCGCGCAATCCTATCTGCTGCCGCAATTGAAACGCGTTCCGGATGTTGCATTCGTGGGCGTTGCCAACATGAATGGTCCCAGCGCCAAGAGCGTTGCCGACAAATTCGGGTTTCGCTATTGCACCACGGATCATCGCGACATCATCTCTGATCCGAATATTGACGCCGTGTTCATCGCCACGCGCCATGATTTGCACGCGCCCCTTGCCATTGCTGCGTTGCAAGCAGGCAAAAGCGTATTCGTCGAAAAACCGCCGGCGCTCAATTTTGAAGAGTTGCATGCGCTCACACAGGCTTATGCTGAGGCCCGGGAAAAGAAATCTGTCAAATTTGCGGTGGGATACAACCGCCGGTTTGCGCCGCTGTCGCATGAAATCAAACAACGCTTCGCGCGCGTGACCGCGCCGCTGGTGGTCAACTATCGTGTGAACGCGGGCTTTCTCGAAGCGAGTCATTGGTTGCATCATCCGCAGATCGGCGGCGGCCGCATCATCGGCGAGGCCTGTCACTTCATCGATCTTGCGCAATTTTTTATCGGCGCGGAGCCGGTTTCGGTTTATGCCGAAGGCTTTGCCTCCAGCAACGGCGACGCAACTCTACCGGATAATGTCATTGCGACGATCCGCTTCAAGAACGGCGGCCTCGCGATGATCACTTATCTCGCCAACGGCAGCAGCCGCATGGCGAAGGAGTATATCGAAATTTTCGGCGGCGGTATGTGCGCGAGTATCGATAATTTCGTTTCAGCAACATTTTTTGATTCCGCCAAAAAGCGGCAACTCAAGCTGCCCGGCAAGGGCTATGCCGAGGAGATTCAAGCTTTTTTTGAAGGCAAGGCACGTGAAGTCCGTGATCTCTTTTCTCCCTCCATCATCACGTTTGAAATTTTGGAATCGCTGCGCACGCGTTCCGCCAGTATCGAGCCGGCTCATCTTGCCTTTGATTGA
- a CDS encoding DUF354 domain-containing protein, whose translation MFWFDLDNSPHVPLFRPIFAELQKRNKAYFISARDFAQTKDLLTLWNIPHALLGKHGGKGKLGKIVNLFQRAQALTRVVQGKPVSLAVSHGSRTQLVAAKRLGIPAVLMLDYEYTEARIFNTLATYLLMPAFIPERRLSDAGFKLQKVVRYTGFKEEIYMRDFVPDPGFRKSLQIDPGTTLITLRPPSLLGNYHDEKSEMLFRASLDYFSAHDNTHCLIVNRTEAERKLVDETLAQRKNISFLRWPVDGLQLLWASDVVISGGGTMNREAALLGVPVFSIFTGRRPYLDEYLHEHGRLTFINEVRQIESIPVVKRPANGAFKPTNGQLPAQITELLMDLKQKGQA comes from the coding sequence ATGTTTTGGTTTGATCTCGACAATTCTCCCCACGTTCCCCTGTTTCGCCCGATTTTTGCCGAGCTGCAAAAAAGAAACAAGGCGTATTTCATCTCGGCGCGCGACTTTGCCCAGACCAAGGATTTGTTGACGCTGTGGAATATTCCGCATGCCCTGCTTGGCAAGCATGGCGGCAAGGGTAAGCTGGGTAAAATCGTCAATCTGTTTCAGCGCGCGCAGGCTTTGACGCGAGTTGTGCAAGGCAAACCTGTCAGCCTGGCTGTCAGTCATGGCTCACGCACGCAACTTGTTGCAGCGAAACGGCTCGGCATTCCGGCGGTTTTGATGCTAGATTATGAATACACCGAGGCCAGAATTTTCAACACGCTCGCCACGTATCTGCTGATGCCGGCATTCATTCCCGAGCGGCGCTTGTCGGACGCCGGCTTCAAGCTGCAAAAAGTCGTTCGCTACACCGGTTTCAAGGAAGAAATATACATGCGCGACTTCGTTCCCGATCCGGGCTTTCGCAAGTCTCTGCAAATCGATCCCGGCACGACCCTCATCACCCTGCGCCCGCCGAGCCTGCTGGGGAATTATCACGACGAAAAAAGCGAAATGCTTTTTCGCGCGAGCCTCGATTATTTTTCCGCACACGACAACACACATTGTCTCATCGTCAACCGCACGGAAGCCGAACGCAAGCTTGTCGATGAAACGCTGGCGCAACGCAAAAATATTTCATTCCTGCGCTGGCCGGTTGACGGCCTGCAACTGTTATGGGCTTCCGATGTCGTGATTAGCGGCGGCGGCACGATGAATCGCGAAGCGGCTTTGCTGGGGGTTCCCGTTTTCAGCATTTTTACCGGGCGCCGGCCGTACCTCGATGAATATTTGCACGAACACGGGCGTCTCACCTTCATCAACGAGGTCCGGCAGATCGAGAGCATACCCGTCGTGAAACGTCCGGCGAACGGCGCTTTCAAGCCCACGAATGGCCAACTGCCGGCGCAGATTACGGAACTTCTCATGGATTTGAAGCAAAAGGGACAAGCATGA
- a CDS encoding sugar transferase: MLTALKHARYKYILGFLDWAAINTSFILALAFGADPQLHSFDSVLAAHQPELLFCALYGAVVILIFQHYEMYQMNVFLSIADHTVRIGNGIFAAVLGLTLFSFIKNAQVIIASRFAPFSFILISFALLVFSRIVLFRTLFLFLTKNNFYRRSVLILGGRTTGRMMAANIRMQNPYGLRVIGFLDDSLSPGARVFEQLRVLGKIDELETIVTQRHIEEILVCLDDVTPQQLLDVLERCAKTSAAVKIASPLYEVVPERISTERYGNVPVVGFTTPRPRYLQRTLKRFFDLVLATLGLIVLAPVMAVIALAIKLDSPGAVFFRQIRIGKDGKPFHFYKFRSMVAGSDNDEARKRSMLNFMRGQNGAASRNGSTKIVNEARITHVGKFIRKTSLDELPQLFNVLRGDMSLVGPRPCLPYEWENYEDWHKKRLSVTPGCTGVWQVSGRSLVGFDDMVILDLYYIQNASLLLDLPLILKTIPVMLLGKGAK, translated from the coding sequence ATGTTAACGGCATTAAAACATGCGCGCTATAAATATATTCTCGGCTTCCTGGATTGGGCGGCGATCAACACCTCATTCATTTTGGCGCTTGCCTTTGGAGCCGATCCGCAATTGCATTCATTTGACTCGGTGCTGGCGGCGCACCAGCCGGAACTTCTGTTTTGCGCATTGTATGGCGCGGTTGTGATTTTGATCTTTCAGCATTATGAGATGTATCAAATGAATGTGTTCTTGTCGATCGCCGATCATACCGTGCGCATTGGCAACGGCATTTTTGCCGCCGTCTTGGGGCTTACGCTCTTCTCGTTTATCAAGAATGCCCAGGTTATTATCGCCAGCCGTTTCGCGCCGTTCAGTTTTATCTTGATCAGTTTTGCGCTGCTGGTGTTCAGCCGCATCGTGCTCTTTCGCACGCTGTTCCTTTTTCTGACCAAGAATAATTTCTATCGCCGTTCCGTATTGATTCTCGGTGGCCGCACCACCGGCAGAATGATGGCCGCCAACATCCGCATGCAAAATCCCTACGGTTTGCGCGTCATTGGATTTCTCGATGACAGTTTATCTCCCGGCGCGCGTGTATTCGAGCAGCTCCGCGTTCTGGGCAAAATCGATGAATTGGAGACCATCGTCACGCAGCGCCACATCGAAGAAATTTTGGTTTGTTTGGATGATGTCACGCCGCAGCAACTGCTTGACGTGCTCGAGCGCTGCGCCAAAACCTCCGCAGCGGTTAAGATTGCCTCGCCGCTTTATGAAGTTGTGCCGGAACGCATTTCAACCGAGCGGTATGGCAACGTACCGGTTGTCGGTTTCACCACGCCGCGACCACGATACTTGCAAAGAACCTTGAAACGATTCTTCGATCTCGTGCTGGCGACTCTCGGCCTGATTGTGCTGGCGCCGGTGATGGCCGTCATTGCGCTGGCAATCAAGCTGGATTCGCCAGGCGCAGTGTTCTTTCGCCAAATACGCATCGGCAAAGACGGAAAGCCGTTTCACTTTTACAAATTCCGCTCGATGGTGGCAGGCAGCGACAATGATGAAGCGCGCAAGCGCAGCATGTTGAATTTCATGCGCGGGCAAAACGGCGCAGCCTCACGAAACGGCTCGACGAAAATCGTGAATGAAGCGCGCATTACGCATGTGGGCAAATTCATTCGCAAAACCAGCCTGGATGAATTGCCGCAATTGTTCAACGTCTTGCGCGGCGACATGAGCCTGGTGGGGCCGCGGCCCTGTTTGCCCTATGAATGGGAGAATTATGAAGATTGGCACAAGAAACGGTTGAGTGTGACGCCCGGCTGTACGGGAGTCTGGCAGGTGAGTGGGCGCAGTTTAGTCGGGTTTGACGACATGGTCATTCTCGATTTGTATTACATTCAAAATGCCTCGTTGCTGCTGGACTTGCCGCTGATTCTGAAAACCATCCCGGTGATGCTTCTCGGAAAAGGCGCGAAATGA